AGAAAACCGAGATCGGGATTGGGGGCAGGGTGGCGGGAACGGGTATTGTGGATGTAGAAGCCACGACCGGATTTTTTGCCGAGCCAGCCCTTGGCGATCATTTGGTCCAGTGTGTCGTCGAGCGGGCCGGAGCTGGGCAGGCGTTGTGCGAGGTCCTTGGCGACGTGAAGGGCGACATCGAGACCGACCTCGTCGGCGAGGCGCAGCGGGCCCATGGGCATCCCGAAGTCGAGCATCACGTGGTCGATGGCGGCGGGTGAATGGCCTTCGCGGAAGAGTCGCACCGCTTCGACCAGATAGGGCATGAGAATGCGATTCACGAGGAAGCCGGGCGAGTCGTTAACGATGACGGGGAGCTTGCCGAGGGCCTTGGTGAACTGGAGCGCGGTCGCCACGGTATCGGGAGAAGTCCGCGGACCTCGCACGATCTCGACGAGCTGCATGCGGTGAACCGGGTTGAAAAAATGGATGCCGATGACGCGCTCGGGATGAGTCAGGGTTTGCGCGATGGCGTCGATGGAGAGCGCGGAGGTGTTGGTCGCGAGCACGGTGTCGGGCCGCACACGGGTTTCGAGGTCGCGGAAGATGGCCTGCTTGGCTTCGAGTTTTTCGACCGCGGCCTCGATCACGAGATCCACGGAGGTGAGGGGAATCGCGGTGCTGACCGGAGTGATGCGATCAAATCCGGCGGTGGCTTCCGCGACTGTGAAGACGCGGCGTTTCGCCCCTTCGCGATAGACGGTCTCGATAGTGCGCAGACCGCGGGCGAGGGCGTCGGGCGCGACATCCTTGAGGATGACGGGAAGACTGCGGGCGCTGCTCCACTGCGCGATGCCGGCACCCATGACGCCGGCACCGACCACGGCGACGCGGCGGACGGGATGTGCAGTGGAACCGGCAGGAGCGGGAAGTTTTTTGGCACGCTCTTGCAGGAAGAAAACGCTGAGCAGATTGCGGCACTCGGGCGTGCGGATCAGTTCGAGAAAGGCGGCCTTTTCGAGCGCGAAACCCTCTTCGAGGGAACGGCCGAGAGTAGCGGTGCAGACCTCGATGGCCTTGAGCGGCGCGGGATAATGCCCGTGGGTTTTGGCGAGGACATCGCGGCGGGCTTTGGAG
The sequence above is a segment of the Rariglobus hedericola genome. Coding sequences within it:
- a CDS encoding 3-hydroxyacyl-CoA dehydrogenase NAD-binding domain-containing protein — translated: MNITRQLDADGICTLTFDREGSSANVFDRATLMQLDALLTSLENEPALRGIILASAKDKIFIAGADLHEFVRSPDPESLGGIVDLGHRVFTRLQKLPVPSVAAIHGACLGGGCELALACDWRVASTGKPTKIGLPETQLGIIPAWGGSIRLPALIGLPAALGMILPGRQLVGAQALKLGLVDQLAHPEYLLATARKLLAAGKRTPRAVSLASSTPLKHLVASKARRDVLAKTHGHYPAPLKAIEVCTATLGRSLEEGFALEKAAFLELIRTPECRNLLSVFFLQERAKKLPAPAGSTAHPVRRVAVVGAGVMGAGIAQWSSARSLPVILKDVAPDALARGLRTIETVYREGAKRRVFTVAEATAGFDRITPVSTAIPLTSVDLVIEAAVEKLEAKQAIFRDLETRVRPDTVLATNTSALSIDAIAQTLTHPERVIGIHFFNPVHRMQLVEIVRGPRTSPDTVATALQFTKALGKLPVIVNDSPGFLVNRILMPYLVEAVRLFREGHSPAAIDHVMLDFGMPMGPLRLADEVGLDVALHVAKDLAQRLPSSGPLDDTLDQMIAKGWLGKKSGRGFYIHNTRSRHPAPNPDLGFLIPRPSRSSSPSSADTLRDRLVLIMVNEAARCLAEDVVAFPEDVDFGMILGTGWAPFRGGPLRYADSLGVASVVSRLDALARDIAPHFAPCDRLRAMSGDNLTFYPPAP